From the Psychrobacter sp. P11F6 genome, the window AAGCAAAAACGATACCAATGACGAAAAAGCCCATCATAAAGACGCCCATCATATAACCTTTAATGGCTTGCGGCATTTTTTGGGTAAAGACATCAACGATGATTTGTGAGCGTTCGACGAAAGCGCCAAAGGCAGCAAGTAAAGCAAAGAGCATGAAGTAAGAAACGATCTCTACACTGCCTTTAACGGTAAAGCCAAACTCACCACCAGTCAGCTTAAAAATATAACGAGCAGTCACATCGAGCATCGTTGTGAGGACAATAATAATAAGACTGATACCACCGATAAACTGGCATAATCTAGAGATTAGAATACTGATTTTTACTAAAAATGCCATGTGACACCTCCAATGGGTTATACCACTTTACAAGCGGCACTGGCAGCTTTTGCTTTCTCATAGACACTATCAGCATCTAAACCCAAAGCATTGACATCACTTAGATATTTTTTGGTACCCTTTTCAAGTGGTCCTTTCCAATCAGGATCATTCAATGGATCAGGAATTTCAACGATCTCATCGCCTTTAGCTTTAGCAGCTTGAATGGCCATTTGATCATGCTTATCAAACACTTCACCAACTTTATTCGCCAATGCCATTCCTGAGTTTTTATCCAACACTTGCTTTAAATCATCAGGTAAGTTGTTATATTTATCCTTATTCATAGTAACCATCAGCGCCGAACTATAAAAAGGAATATTGGTGTGATATTTGGTGATTTCATCGATTTTGAACGCTGTTACGGCCTCCCAGGGAAAACTCAACCCATCGACGACGCCGCGCTGTAGCGAGGTATACATATCATTAGCAGGCAATCCTACTGGTGACGCCCCAGCACTTTCGATAATATCACCCGCGACCGCAGAAGGGCGGCGGATGCGCATGCCTTTCATGTCTTCAGGAGTCCGAATCAACTTATCCGTAGTATGCAGTGAGCCAGGCCCAGCGCCATACATAAATAGTAGATGTGAGTCTTCATACTCACTAGCAAGCGTGCCATCCTCATAAAGAGTCTGAAGCATACAACCCATTTGAGTCGCTGAGTTTGATAAACCAGGAAGTTCAGTGATTTGAGTTAAAGGAAAACGACCACTGGTATACCCATGTGCTTGTGAACCAATATCTATCGTACCTTTAGCAGCAGATTCGTACGTAACATCTGCTTTAGCAAGACCCGCGGAAGGATACAACTCTACTTTTAAGCGACCATTAGAATCTGTCTCTATTTGCTTTGCCCAAGGTTCAAAAACCTCTGTGCTAATAGAAGAGGTTGCTGGCCAAAAGTGAGAGAAGCGTAAAACGGTGATTTCTTGAGAGTTTACTGATGAGTCATCAGTCGTGTTAGCAGATTGGTTAGAGCAGCCTAAAAGACTAACAGCCGCTAAGGCACCAATTGAAAAAAGAGGAGCTAGCTTCATTATCAATTCCTTTTGATAATTGTGAAAATAGGAGTAATACATCACTGGTAAATAATCCAATCTATACCAGATGTAATAATTTACAAGTTTTAAATATGTCTTTTACATACCTGTAATAAAAATCTAGTTTAAAATTAGCAGCTATAATGATATAAGTCAAATCATTTTGATGGCAGGACTAGAAAATATATTCATAAAATTGCATAGCAATTAAACAAGAAAACTCGTCAATTCAAATAGAAAACGCACTTATAGAGTGTGAATTATAAAAACAGGTTAGACTAAGTATAATTTTATACTATTTTCCCAAACCCGCGCGCAAAGAAAACCCCCTTCTGCATAAGCAGAAGGGGGTTTTACTTTAGAATAGAGAGCTGACGATGACCTACTCTCACATGGGCGAACCCACACTACCATTGGCGCAATGATGTTTCACTTCTGAGTTCGGGAAGGGATCAGGTGGTGCCATCATGCTATTGTCGTCAGCAAAGGGGGTTAGATATGAGTCTGTTATTTTTATTGTTTGACTATAAGTGTTTAGTTTATGGTCGATCAACTTGTAACCTAACTGAATCAAGGTTAAAGGTGATATCGAAATATTCTTTCTTTTATTCTATAAGCTTTCGCTTATACAAGATAGATTAATTAGAGCTTTCATACAAACCACTTGGGTGTTGTATGGTCAAGCCAAACGAGCAATTAGTACAGGTTAGCTACATGCATCGCTGCACTTCCACACCCTGCCTATCAACGTCGTAGTCTTCAACGGCTCTTTAGGGAAATCTAATCTTGAGGTGGGCTTCCCGCTTAGATGCTTTCAGCGGTTATCCCATCCGAACGTAGCTACCGGGCAATGCCACTGGCGTGACAACCCGAACACCAGAGGTTCGTCCACTCTGGTCCTCTCGTACTAGGAGCAGATCCTCTCAAATTTCCAACGCCCACGGTAGATAGGGACCGAACTGTCTCACGACGTTCTAAACCCAGCTCGCGTACCTCTTTAAATGGCGAACAGCCATACCCTTAGGACCTGCTTCAGCCCTAGGATGAGATGAGCCGACATCGAGGTGCCAAACACCGCCGTCGATATGAACTCTTGGGCGGTATCAGCCTGTTATCCCCAGAGTACCTTTTATCCGTTGAGCGATGGCCCTTCCATACAGAACCACCGGATCACTAAGACCTACTTTCGTACCTGCTCGACTTGTGGGTCTCGCAGTTAAGCGCGCTTTTGCCTTTATACTCTACGACCGATTTCCGACCGGTCTGAGCGCACCTTCGTACTCCTCCGTTACTCTTTAGGAGGAGACCGCCCCAGTCAAACTACCCACCATACATTGTCCTCGGTATTGTTATACCTGAGTTAGAACCCCAACATGACCAGGGTGGTATTTCAAGATTGGCTCCACCGAGACTAGCGTCTCGGCTTCAAAGCCTCCCACCTATCCTGCACAAGTCAGGTCAAAGTTCAATGTAAAGCTGTAGTAAAGGTTCACGGGGTCTTTCCGTCTAGCCGCGGGTACACAGCATCTTCACTGCGATTTCGATTTCACTGAGTCTCTGCTGGAGACAGCGCTGCCATCATTATGTCATTCGTGCAGGTCGGAACTTACCCGACAAGGAATTTCGCTACCTTAGGACCGTTATAGTTACGGCCGCCGTTTACTGGGGCTTCGATCAAGAGCTTCGCTTACGCTAACCCCATCAATTAACCTTCCAGCACCGGGCAGACATCACACCCTATACGTCCACTTTCGTGTTTGCAGAGTGCTGTGTTTTTAATAAACAGTTGCAGCAGCCTGGTATCTGCGACTGCCAACAGCTCAAGGAGCGTGTCCTATCACCATCAGCAGCGTACCTTCTCCCGAAGTTACGGTACCATTTTGCCTAGTTCCTTCAGCAGAGTTCTCTCAAGCGCCTTGGTATTCTCTACCTGATCACCTGTGTCGGTTTAGGGTACGATTCGTTTATAACTATTGCTTAGAAGCTTTTCCTGGAAGCATGGTATTTGCCACTTCACTGTACAAGTACAGCTTGCTATCAGATCTCAGCCATGTAACAACCCGGATTTACCTAAGTTGTAAGCCTACATCCTTTCACCTGGACAACCAACGCCAGGCTGACATAACCTTCTCCGTCCCTCCATCGCATTATAAACAAGTATCGGAATATTAACCGATTTCCCATCGACTACGCCTTTCGGCCTCGCCTTAGGGGTCGACTCACCCAGCCCCGATTAACGTTGGACTGGAACCCTTGATCTTCCGGCGTGCGAGCTTTTCACTCGCATTATCGTTACTCACGTCAGCATTCGCTCTTGTGATACCTCCAGCATGCCTTACGACACACCTTCACAGGCTTACACAACGCTCCCCTACCACTTGAAAACAAATTCAAATCCGCAGCTTCGGCTCCTAGTTTGAGCCCCGTTACATCTTCCGCGCGGGCCGACTCGACTAGTGAGCTATTACGCTTTCTTTAAAGGATGGCTGCTTCTAAGCCAACCTCCTAGCTGTCTATGCCTTCCCACCTCGTTTCCCACTTAACTAGGAATTTGGGGCCTTAGCTGGCGGTCTGGGTTGTTTCCCTCTCCACAATGGACGTTAGCACCCACTGTGTGTCTCCCGGATATCACTCATCGGTATTCGGAGTTTGCATCGGTTTGGTAAGTCGGTATGACCCCCTAGCCGAAACAGTGCTCTACCCCCAATGGTGTTCGTCCGAGGCGCTACCTAAATAGCTTTCGGGGAGAACCAGCTATCACCGAGTTTGATTAGCCTTTCACCCCTATCCACAAGTCATCCCCTGGCTTTTCAACGACAGTGGGTTCGGTCCTCCGGTGCCTGTTACGGCACTTTCAACCTGCTCATGGATAGATCACTCGGTTTCGGGTCTATACCCTGCAACTAAACGCCCTATTAAGACTCGGTTTCCCTACGGCTCCCCTAAACGGTTAACCTTGCTACAGAATATAAGTCGCTGACCCATTATACAAAAGGTACGCGGTCACCCTAATAAATTAAGGCTCCCACTGCTTGTACGCACACGGTTTCAGGTTCTATTTCACTCCCCTCACAGGGGTTCTTTTCGCCTTTCCCTCACGGTACTGGTTCACTATCGGTCAGTCAGGAGTATTTAGCCTTGGAGGATGGTCCCCCCATCTTCAAACAGGATTTCTCGTGCCCCGCTCTACTTAATATGTTAACGCTAATGTTTCGAATACAGGACTATCACCTACTACGGTCAGCTTTCCCACGCTGTTCTTCTACATTAGCATTAATCGGCTTCTCCCCGTTCGCTCGCCGCTACTAGGGGAATCTCATTTGATGTCTATTCCTAAGGGTACTGAGATGTTTCACTTCCCCTCGTTCGCTTCTTGTACAAGTACAAGATACCTACCTTATGGTAGGTGGGTTTCCCCATTCAGAAATCTCCGGATCACAGGATATTGCCGCCTCCCCGAAGCTTATCGCAGGCTGTCACGTCTTTCATCGCCTCTGACTGCCAAGGCATCCACCATGTGCGCTTCATTACTTGACCATACAACCCCAAGTAGTCTAACTTATAAATAAGTGTTGACTTCAAAGTGTCATAAGATCTAATTATGATAACGATATCACCTATGTTTATACGCTTGATTCAGTTCTCTTTACTTTTTTAATCACTCACCCCTGGGATAACAACTGATGTCGTTAAGAGGTGAGTGATTAAGGTTAAGAGGTGCGCGTGAACACGCTCCTCCTAACCCAGACTCATATCTATGTTTTTAAATAGTCTCTATGCTCTCGTCGAGTCACAGATTTCCGTATAAAACAGAAAGAAGTAATCGTGTCTTTATTCAAAGATAAATCACTTGTTTCTATTTATACTATTAGCACTTAAAGCTTATTCGTCTATAGTGGTGGAGCCAAACGGAGTCGAACCGTTGACCTCCTGCGTGCAAGGCAGGCGCTCTACCAACTGAGCTATGGCCCCATTATAAAATGGTGGGTCTAAGTGGACTTGAACCACTGACCCCCGCGTTATCAACACGGTGCTCTAACCAGCTGAGCTACAGACCCAATTACGCTTGTTAAAACGTAAGCTTAAACTAAAGAACAACTTGTTGTGAATTCTTGCTGACCGAATGCCATCTATAAGGAGGTGATCCAGCCGCAGGTTCCCCTACGGCTACCTTGTTACGACTTCACCCCAGTCATCAACCACACCGTGGTGAACGCTCCCCCGAAGGTTAAGCTATCCACTTCTGGTGCAATCAACTCCCATGGTGTGACGGGCGGTGTGTACAAGGCCCGGGAACGTATTCACCGCGGCATTCTGATCCGCGATTACTAGCGATTCCTACTTCATGGAGTCGAGTTGCAGACTCCAATCTGGACTACGATAGGCTTTTTGAGATTCGCATCACATCGCTGTGTAGCTGCCCTCTGTACCTACCATTGTAGCACGTGTGTAGCCCTGGTCGTAAGGGCCATGATGACTTGACGTCGTCCCCGCCTTCCTCCAGTTTGTCACTGGCAGTATCCTTAGAGTTCCCGGCTTAACCCGCTGGTAACTAAGGACAAGGGTTGCGCTCGTTGCGGGACTTAACCCAACATCTCACGACACGAGCTGACGACAGCCATGCAGCACCTGTATTCTAATTCCCGAAGGCACTCCCGCATCTCTGCAGGATTCTAGATATGTCAAGACCAGGTAAGGTTCTTCGCGTTGCATCGAATTAAACCACATGCTCCACCGCTTGTGCGGGCCCCCGTCAATTCATTTGAGTTTTAACCTTGCGGCCGTACTCCCCAGGCGGTCTACTTATTGCGTTAGCTGCGTCACTAAGTCCTCAAGGGACCCAACGACTAGTAGACATCGTTTACGGCGTGGACTACCAGGGTATCTAATCCTGTTTGCTACCCACGCTTTCGAGCCTCAGTGTCAGTATTATGCCAGAAGGCTGCCTTCGCCATCGGTATTCCTCCAGATCTCTACGCATTTCACCGCTACACCTGGAATTCTACCTTCCTCTCACATACTCTAGCTCTACAGTTTCAGATGCAGTTCCCAGGTTAAGCCCGGGGATTTCACATCTGACTTATAGAGCCACCTACGCTCCCTTTACGCCCAGTAATTCCGATTAACGCTTGCACCCTCTGTATTACCGCGGCTGCTGGCACAGAGTTAGCCGGTGCTTATTCTGCAGCTAATGTCATCGTCCATGGGTATTAACCATGGAGTCTTCTTCACTGCTTAAAGTGCTTTACAACCAAAAGGCCTTCTTCACACACGCGGCATGGCTGGATCAGGGTTTCCCCCATTGTCCAATATTCCCCACTGCTGCCTCCCGTAGGAGTCCGGGCCGTGTCTCAGTCCCGGTGTGGCTGATCATCCTCTCAGACCAGCTACAGATCGTCGCCATGGTAGGCCTTTACCCCACCATCTAGCTAATCCGACTTAGGCTCATCTAATAGCGAGAGCAGTAAACTGCCCCCTTTCTCCCGTAGGTCGTATGCGGTATTAATACGAGTTTCCCCGTGCTATCCCCCACTACTAGGTAGATTCCTAAGTATTACTCACCCGTCCGCCGCTCGTCAGCGAGAAGCAAGCTTCTCCTGTTACCGCTCGACTTGCATGTGTTAAGCCTGCCGCCAGCGTTCAATCTGAGCCATGATCAAACTCTTCAGTTTAATCTTGCTATGAAGCTCTTTAAAGAAGCTTCTAAACTTGGCTCATCTAATCTGGCAAAATCGCTAAAAATTATGTTCGTAATGAATTAACTTTGAGTTTTTCTGCTGTCTTAAATGATAATTTTTATAGTTAGAATGAACTCCGAAAAGGAGTTAAAACCAACTTTATTTTTTAGCATTCTGAATCAGCAAAAATCCACACAAGTTGTTCTTTAGTTATGCTTTTAAATAGTGCTCAATCACTGTCGTCCAGTAACTGATATATAGGGTAATTCTCTTGCTGTTTAGTCTCAAACCCTTTCAGGTCAAGCTATCTAGCGAGCCGACTATCTTATCATAATGATTTGATTTGTCAAGCTTTTTTATGTTTTGTCTTAGCTTGGTAATCTAAGTAATAAGTTGGTTAACTTACTGCTTAGCTTCCTTTGCTGTGGGGCGTATTATATAGAGTTTGAATCTTTAGTCAAGGGCTATTTTAGCTTAATTCAAATAAACTTGGTGATTAGACTAAATTGGCAGAATGGCGACGCTACTTTTGCTTCAATCGGGCGGCAGTGTATGAGATTTTGAGCAAGGATAGCTTTTTTCCCTTAAAATTGCTTACCTCTTTCTATAAATGGCAACTTTACATTACAGCTTGCCTATCTTTTTGAAGAAGTCTTTGTAAGCAGCGACTTTTTTATCTAAGGCTAAAGGATAGGCACGCGAGGTTGAAGGCAACCTATATAAGGTAAGATTATTTATATCCACTTTTCGATTGTGCTCGTTTTGCCATTGATATGGATAATCCATACTTTGATTGGTCTTAGGATACTTGGATTTAGCAGGTGGCTCGGCTAATAAACCAAGCAGCACTTCTGTTGCTTTACCGCCCGTGGTAAATAAGGTTTCAACCTTTGGCACTTGTGGCAATATACTATCTAGGTCAACGGGTATGACAACGGTTAAGTTCTTATCTGAGGCATTACCAGTCTCGCGAATCGCTTGCTTGACGGTCGGACAAGAAGCAATTCCGCGCTCGAACATAAAGGCGCGAATACGCTCAGGATCAAAGCGCTTCTCATCCCCTACTCTAAAATAATCCACGTCATCAAAAAAAACACTACCATAGATACGCCACATGTCATTGTAAAAGTTTGGATAGTGAAATGGCATTGCCCATTTATCAGCGGTCGGTGGAAAAGTACCCATCATCATTACCGTAGCATTAGGTGGTAAAACGGGAGCGAACGGATGCGTTTCTACCTCTGCTGCTTGGGCTTCAGATAATATCAAGCGATTATCGGTTTGATGCGTATTATTCTGGGTGTGATATGGTTGTGTAGTCATAAGATTCTTCATCAGAAAAGCGGTTTTTTTGCTATTATAGCAAGCCTAAACACTGCTTCATTTATTAGGGCGCTATTATAGTCAAACATAGTCGGCTTAAATAAAACCAACCCTGCCATAAATATACTTGGCTTACTTTATTATCAAAGCAGTAAGCTTACTATTTTTGAGATAGATATAAGGTTGAAGTGCAGTAAGTGTTTGTATCTTTTATACTAATGGCAACCGCAGTAACTGCGCAAGCATCAGACCAAAAACCAAGAGAAACCTTATGAGCGACTTAAAAATCACCGTCATTGATCACCCGTTAGTCCGTCATAAACTCAGCCTTATGCGCGAAAAAGACTGTAGCACTTATAAGTTTCGCACGTTGACCAAAGAGCTTGCACGCTTGATGGCATATGAAGCAAGCCGTGATTTTGAAATTGAAACCTTCCCAATGCAAGGCTGGTGCGGTGAAATCACAGGTGAACAAATCATCGGTAAGACCGCAACGATTGTACCGATTTTACGTGCGGGTATTGGCATGTTGGACGGGGTACTCGATTTGATTCCTACAGCAAAAATCTCTGTCGTCGGTTTACAGCGTGATGAAGAAACCTTACAACCTGTGCCGTTCTTTGAAAAATTTGTCAGCCATATGGACAAACGCCCAGCCCTTATCATTGACCCAATGTTAGCCACTGGCGGATCTATGGTTGCGACCATCGAGATGCTAAAGAAAAATGGCTGTACCAATATTAAAGCATTGGTATTGGTTGCCGCGCCTGAAGGCGTACGTGTGGTCAATGAAGCACATCCTGACGTCACCATTTATACCGCCGCACTAGACAGCCATTTGGATGAGCACGGTTATATCATCCCAGGTTTAGGCGATGCGGGCGATAAAATCTTTGGTAAGCAATTATTCAACAAGTAAGAAAAAAAATGAATCAAAACTAGCTATCGTCGTAACACCCATGACACATGTGCAAAACATCAATGATAAGGATATAAGATGAACGTATTGATTACAGGAGCAAGCGCAGGTTTTGGTAAAGCGCTGGCCGAGCGTTTGGTTGCCAATGGTCATCGCGTGATTGGCTGTGCCAGACGCTTAGACAAACTAAATGCTTTAGCAGACACTTTAGGCGAAGCATTTTTACCTGTGGTGATGGATGTGAGTGACACGGCTACTATCCCGCAAATCATTGCTGATTTGCCTGCTGACTTTAGTCAAATCGATGTCTTGGTCAATAACGCTGGGCTAGCGTTAGGTACAGAGCCTGCGCACAAGGCAAATCTTGATGACTGGATGCGTATGACTGATACCAATGTGAAAGGGTTGATGGCGCTAACCCATGCAGTCTTGCCAGCGATGGTGGCGCGCGATAGCGGTTATATTATCAATGTTGGTTCAATCGCTGGCAGTTGGCCTTATTTTGGTGGCAACGTCTATGGTGCGACCAAAGCCTTTGTCAAACAGTTTAGCCTAAATCTGCGCGCGGATCTCATCGGTACGCAAGTGCGCGTGACCAACCTTGAACCGGGTAATGTCGCGGGCACTGAATTTTCAAATGTGCGTTACCACGGCGATGACGATAAAGCCGCCAAGGTTTACGACGGCTTTAAAACCATGACCGGCGATGATATTGGCGATATTTTATTATGGCTGATTGAATCGCCTGCTCATATTAACGTCAATCGTTTAGAAGTGATGCCAGTTGCGCAAACTTATAACGGGCTGACGATTGCTAAGCAAGATTCTTAAAATTTTAGCTGACCGTTTGGCTCACTAACGTAATTCATAAGAGCGAAGCAATATAGATTCCTTTATATTGCTTCTTTTTTTGCTACTAACATTCTCTTCATTGACCAAGCGTAAATCCTGAAAGTCTAAAATCAATACCTCATTGCGCAAGCGCTCGCTAGTACGTTTATTATGGCGTATCGGAAATCCCAATACGTGTTTACCTTTCACCACTATCTGATTAATAATGATGGTCGGATTATTCATCGTAGCTTTTGCACTTAACTTCTGAGCATTAATGATGACTGTGGCAGGATTAACAGTGGTGCTTAAAACTTTTGTTTGACGCACACTTTTTGGCAAATCCCCTGCAAAAAACAAGACTTGCTCTAGTGGTAAATACTGCGCGTGTCGCATTAACTCTTGACGAAACAGCAAAGGCATATCTGCATTAAAACTGTCTTCTGCTTGCTGAAAGAACGCCGTAAAATTACGCTGCAAGTAACGCCCAAATACACTGCTATTAATCCACTCTTGATAAGTATCATTAGCTAGTAACTGCCTAGTGAAAACATCGGCATCTGGCGTAATATCCGCTGTCAGCATTGCCATCAATAGCGCCTGCGGATTGGTAAATGTTTGCTGCTGCCAAAATTGTGGATATAGGCTGCTATCAAGCAATGGTAACGTCAGCTTGTTCATACCTTAATATCCTTATATTTTACTTGCTGACGTTTGATTCGATTGGTCAAAGTCTATGGCAAGTCACTACTTTTAACCCTAAACAGCTTTTATGCTATGGTTAATTACCTGCTTTAATATAGCAGTCTTTTAGAAATGAGATAAAGACTTTTGCTACGATACATTTTGGCTCAATCGACTTGGTAAAACAGCTTAATGAAAACAAGGTACATTGCCTTATGAATAAAAACTTAATCAACTTGCCTACTAACTACCAGTTGAAAACGATTGACATCACTTTAACTGACGGTACGCTGCTACCAGTGTCAGTCATAGGCAGCGGCAAGCCTGTAATATTACTGCATGCTTATGGTATGGACGCGCGTGAGTTTTTGCCATTTATTTTTCCTTTGCTTGGCAAATATGCATTTTACCTGCCGCATCTACGAGGATTTGGTGCCGCAAAAGATATTAAGCTGACCCAATTTGATTTTGTAAGGCAATATGCCGATGATATTAGCGTTGTCATAGAGAAAATTTGCTTGGCGCGCAATATAGAATCTGTGCCAGTTGCCGCTATTTCGATGGGCGCACAAGTAATGTGGGCGTATTTTGAGCGTTATGGCAGCGCGAAAATCAGCCATTATTTGAATATTGACCAAAGTCCTGCTATCCATAATCAGTCTGATTGGCAAGGTGGACTGTTTGGTGCGCGGCAGCAAGAAGTATTCGATATCTTTCACGAGGTAATTGAGAAAACTTTACCTTATGCTGAAATAAAAAGCTTTACCCACCTACCGTTTGCTCTAAAACGCCGTGCAACGGATATCGAACGATTGTTTTCTCTATTATCTGTTAATCGAACGCGCTCGAAAGCGTTTATACAAGTGATGACTTATAAAAATGACCCCAAACTTGCGCTTTACAATCACAGTATTTGGCATCATAAAATGCGCTGCTTACAAGCCTATTTGACACTACCCTATGACTTTCGCGGTGCGATAGAGCGGGTCACTATTCCAGTGGTTAACCTCATCGGTGGTCGCTCCAAACTTTACGATGCTAAGTGGCAGCAACAAGTCACCCAAATACTACCTAATGCAACTGAGGTCGTGTTACCGCGCTCAGGTCATGCGGTACCAATGGATGAGCCAATTGGGTTTTATAAAGTATTGAAGGAATTTTTGCAGGATTAGTTGTTCATTTA encodes:
- a CDS encoding alpha/beta fold hydrolase; this encodes MNKNLINLPTNYQLKTIDITLTDGTLLPVSVIGSGKPVILLHAYGMDAREFLPFIFPLLGKYAFYLPHLRGFGAAKDIKLTQFDFVRQYADDISVVIEKICLARNIESVPVAAISMGAQVMWAYFERYGSAKISHYLNIDQSPAIHNQSDWQGGLFGARQQEVFDIFHEVIEKTLPYAEIKSFTHLPFALKRRATDIERLFSLLSVNRTRSKAFIQVMTYKNDPKLALYNHSIWHHKMRCLQAYLTLPYDFRGAIERVTIPVVNLIGGRSKLYDAKWQQQVTQILPNATEVVLPRSGHAVPMDEPIGFYKVLKEFLQD
- a CDS encoding SDR family NAD(P)-dependent oxidoreductase; its protein translation is MNVLITGASAGFGKALAERLVANGHRVIGCARRLDKLNALADTLGEAFLPVVMDVSDTATIPQIIADLPADFSQIDVLVNNAGLALGTEPAHKANLDDWMRMTDTNVKGLMALTHAVLPAMVARDSGYIINVGSIAGSWPYFGGNVYGATKAFVKQFSLNLRADLIGTQVRVTNLEPGNVAGTEFSNVRYHGDDDKAAKVYDGFKTMTGDDIGDILLWLIESPAHINVNRLEVMPVAQTYNGLTIAKQDS
- a CDS encoding DNA glycosylase codes for the protein MTTQPYHTQNNTHQTDNRLILSEAQAAEVETHPFAPVLPPNATVMMMGTFPPTADKWAMPFHYPNFYNDMWRIYGSVFFDDVDYFRVGDEKRFDPERIRAFMFERGIASCPTVKQAIRETGNASDKNLTVVIPVDLDSILPQVPKVETLFTTGGKATEVLLGLLAEPPAKSKYPKTNQSMDYPYQWQNEHNRKVDINNLTLYRLPSTSRAYPLALDKKVAAYKDFFKKIGKL
- a CDS encoding TRAP transporter small permease, whose product is MAFLVKISILISRLCQFIGGISLIIIVLTTMLDVTARYIFKLTGGEFGFTVKGSVEIVSYFMLFALLAAFGAFVERSQIIVDVFTQKMPQAIKGYMMGVFMMGFFVIGIVFAWGLYESAVDAIEYGKVTQDLRLSMMPIYAFSAFLSLLLAIRSLIESINIFKTGEFFDAEETGA
- a CDS encoding TRAP transporter substrate-binding protein, with product MKLAPLFSIGALAAVSLLGCSNQSANTTDDSSVNSQEITVLRFSHFWPATSSISTEVFEPWAKQIETDSNGRLKVELYPSAGLAKADVTYESAAKGTIDIGSQAHGYTSGRFPLTQITELPGLSNSATQMGCMLQTLYEDGTLASEYEDSHLLFMYGAGPGSLHTTDKLIRTPEDMKGMRIRRPSAVAGDIIESAGASPVGLPANDMYTSLQRGVVDGLSFPWEAVTAFKIDEITKYHTNIPFYSSALMVTMNKDKYNNLPDDLKQVLDKNSGMALANKVGEVFDKHDQMAIQAAKAKGDEIVEIPDPLNDPDWKGPLEKGTKKYLSDVNALGLDADSVYEKAKAASAACKVV
- the upp gene encoding uracil phosphoribosyltransferase, which gives rise to MSDLKITVIDHPLVRHKLSLMREKDCSTYKFRTLTKELARLMAYEASRDFEIETFPMQGWCGEITGEQIIGKTATIVPILRAGIGMLDGVLDLIPTAKISVVGLQRDEETLQPVPFFEKFVSHMDKRPALIIDPMLATGGSMVATIEMLKKNGCTNIKALVLVAAPEGVRVVNEAHPDVTIYTAALDSHLDEHGYIIPGLGDAGDKIFGKQLFNK